The window ACCcccagggaaggaagaagggaaaacacACTCTTCTTTGATGCGTCACATTTGAGCTAATGCTGGCTCCTCTTGGAAAATTGGGGCAGCAGCACCCAGCATGTGACCCAGCTGTCTAGGGAGTAGAGAGTCTGTGCAGGTAGGGCAGTTCCGCAGTGGCCTGTGAGACAAAGGAGGTCTGTGGACCCTGGGCTGAAGTGAGGGTGCCTTTGGGTTCAGAGAGGTCAGCATGTCTCTTGTCACCTGATTACCTATGGCCCCACTCTCCATCCCTGATGGTGCCACCCAGCTCTGCCTGGGGGTCCTGAGTTTAAGATTGTTTTCTCAGCCTCCTCAGCCAGGACTCAGGCTCCTTTTCTGATAGAGCCCCAAATTTAAATCATCAGAAACTTAAATCCCTTAAGGCATTCCATCTTCTCAGACTCTGATTTGTTCCTTTGGGCCTGGAGGTCTTAGCCCAGATCCTCAGGGAGATTGGTGAAGGGACTCAGTGACACTGAGCTTTAAGAGGCAAGCACTACTCAGAAGCTGGCAGCCAGCCAGCCCCTCAGCCCTGGTTCTTTTATCATCCTAGCTGGGCCTTCAGCTTCAATTGGTGTCCCTGGACTCTTACCTGGGGTAGATCATTAGAGGACTGCTTTGTTAACAGAATCAAAGTCTGTCTCCTCACTCACCATATGGGCTATGGATGACAGCAATTTAGtaccccctctcttccctctcctccttccaggCTGTTGGGCAAGATATCTTGCTTTGGGAAGTTGGGGAGGAATCTTTTATGCTTTCAGTCAATGGGAaagtttttgtttctctcttagGATCATCAAGCAGCCCATTCTTTCTCCATTCACTCACTCACCTGCCCTTAACACATTTTAGAATTGAACTGAATAGGTACCACACATCTAGGTAAGGTAGTGAtccccctcaccaccaccaccaccgtggGGAGCAATTGggtagggggagaggagaaagtaaAACTAGTCTTGGGATTTAAGGTTTCAtattcctttaaaagaaaagccttcaaggcagctaggtggcgcagtggagtcaggagggcctgagttcaggtccagcctcagacatttgatacttgctagctgtgtcaccctgggcaagtcacttaaacccaagtgcctcaccaaaaacaaaaacaaaaacagtaaaagAAAAGCCTTCGattctagctggacactggaaGGCGATAGGAGCtgtgctgtgtattctcagctgattcctgggtggtggtatttcttcaggttgtataatttccctttccccattttatttcctttcccttgatcctattgatcctatttgtgttttttttaagtttgttcttgttaaaataaatcctattctgtttgaaaaaaaaaaaaaagaaaagccttcaGAAACCATGGCTAATACCTTTCAATGTCCCCTAATTCTTCTCTTCAAAGAGAAGCCTCAGGGCTTCCCAATTCTAACTATATCATCTTATATAGTAGCTATCTCTCTCATCTCCTTTAGCTCTAGAGATGGATTTTCCCTTAACATAATGCACTTCTATACAAGTACAGGAAGCAAAGGTACTGAACCTCTATGCTTTATTGGAGGTGGAGGAGGGATGAGGGAAGATGGCTATGCAGAGGGAATGGAACTGGGTAGTAACTTAAGGTTTGTCAGAACCACGGACAGCTCctgctccccccacctcccccacctgcCGGTCTGGTTTGTACTTCCCTACTTGGCAACCTGCTATAGAAGCTGTTTTGGAGATACTGCCTAGTACGATGTCTTGCACAAAAGAGTACAGAAATAGAGCTAAATGGTAACTTGAagaccatttagtccaatccctatttctgacaaatgaagaaactgacacccAGGGAAGCTGTGATTTGCACAAGATCACCCAGGTTGCCAATATCCAAGTCTCTGCTGCAGTGTCAGCATTCTTTCCAATGTATCTGCCTTCAtcattaggtacttaatacatgcttgccCGAATTGAATGGAACTGAACTTTAATTGAATCTTTCTTGGGGTAGCGGAATTTCAGCATTTGGACTCAACTCCTTCTCAGTATGTCCAATCTAATTCTGAAACTTATCCTGGCATGCCAGTAACTCTTGCTCATTCAACTACAAAAGCTGAATCTCCCCTCAGCTCCCTTGACCTGGagtttcctattattattattattattattattattattattattattattattattattattattttagtgaggcaattggggttaagtgacttgcccagggtcacatagctagtaagtgttaagtgtctgaggtcggatttgaactcaggttctccggactccagggccggtgctctatccactgcgccacctagctgccctgagtttcCTATTATTAAAAAGAGGactctgtaaatcttaaagcactatgtgaatGTATTCATTTTAATTATCATAATATAATCACTAAAGAGGTGGCCACCAGGagatgaactgatttttttttcagccacagcaactcatgaagatgatCTTACCAAGGAGAGATGGTATGGAATAATGAACAAAGAAatggccttagaatcaggaagacctgacttcaagtctcactagctgtatgaccctgggcaagtcacttaatctcagtgcTCCTAGGCACTCCCTAAGACTGTAAGAGCAGTAGCTCATCTGTATTTGTAGTGTTTCCTCACCAGGGGCTCCCTACCCTGACAAAATCACAATGTCTATTCATCTAAAATTGTCTATTAAAGGACAGAGGAATGACAACCTCTCCCTGTGGAGGGAATGTCCACACCAATGAAATATcgaatcaaggggcagctagatggcgcagtggataaagcaccagccctggattcaggagaacctgagttcaaaatccgacctcagacacttgacatttactagctatgtgaacctgggcaagtcacttaaccccaattgcctcacatcaaaaataattaattaattttaaaaaaagaaataacgaATCAGTGAAAGATTACTGTTCCCATAGTTTGCCATCTACTGTATTTCTCCTTAAGGTTCCTCatatctttccctcccctttagGGCATGATGGCTTTTGTAAGACCATTGTCCCCAGGAGCCAATGGTTACCATGTCTAATCACAGCCCAGAGACAACCATCCCAGAATATTTTGTGGGACTCTACACTCAGGAGGCTCTTGCATTTGGGACATAGCTTAGAATTCCTGCCTCTAAAATCAGAAGTATAGAAAGGAAGTCATTATTATCATAGACTAGGTGATTAAGGAAGAAATAGCAAAGGAATATGGGAGGTGGGaatctttattaagtgcctactatgtgttgagtaccatggaaagagccctgaatccAGAGGAAATAGAATAATCATTTACATGGCACCTGTAATGTGCTAGGTACTctgctaagctttttttttttttttttgtggagtaatgggggttaagtgacttgcccagggtcacacagctagtaagtgtcaagtgtctgaggctggatttgaactcaggtcttcctgaatccagggccggtgctctatccactgcaccacctagctgccccctgctttttaaaaaaattcattttaaggtCTTTGGTATTCAAGAGTGTCACTGacactttttattaaaaattcttttacCATTATGAATAAAGCTCATTAATAACtcagaaaaatcattttaaacaaacacaaaatgaaaaaagagcaTTTCTATGTATGCTGTACTAAGctttctacaaatattatttcactgagtcctcacaacaaccctgacgATTAGATGTTAATATCATCCTTATGTTACAATTGAAGAATCTGGAGTGAGAGGATCCGGGTTGAAATTCTAGTTTTGCtacttaatatctatgtgaccttgggcaaataatttaatatctctgggccttagtttcctcatttgtaaaataaacaagTTAGATATAGTAGTCATAATGGCTaatatttagatagcactttgaAGGTCTTTACAATTgtcatctcctttgattctcctaacaaccctgtgaggcaagaaccattcttatcttcattttacacttgagggtGGTTCTTCCTAtcattaaatctatgatcctaaatgtTTTGAAATAGTGTCAACTGCAGGTTTTAAAAGCTAAGAATCTGAAATGAAGATCAGGTCTTAGAGGAAAGTCACACATGAATAGTCTTGACACATATGAACAATTaacattgatttttgaaatcctttgcattttaaattaaaaaaaaaacttttcaggggggcagctaggtggcgcagtggataaagcactggccctggattcaggaggacctgagttcaaatctggcctcagacacttgacaatttctagctgtgtgaccctgggcaagtcacttaaccctcattgcctcaccccgtaaaaaaattcttttcaaagaGTTTTCGCATGTATCATCTCATCTTATTTTCACAACCTTAACAAAATAAAGGTCAGGGATTAAatttcccctggcttccttcaagacttattCTGATCTCATctctacaggaggcctttctcaGTCGCCAGCCCCTAACTGTGCTAAGTCCTTCTCTTTTCAAAATGCATGCATCTactctctatatatatcttgtttgcacctagttatttacatattgtccaccttaatagaatgtaagctccttgagagcaggaactatttttactttttctttgtagtCTCAGTAtttagctaggtgatgcagtggatggagtgtcaggcctggagtcaggaagattcctcttcatgagttcaaatccagactcagacacttaccagctatgtgaccttgagcaagtcacttaaccctgtttgccttggttcctcatctgtcaaaatgagccagagaaggaaatagaaaactactccagtatcttcctctttttttgtggggcaatgagggttaaatgacttgcccaaggtcacacagctagtaattgtcaagtgtctgaggctggatttgaactcaggtcctcctgaatccagggttggtgctttatccactgtgccacctagttgcctcctactccagtatcttttactaagaaaaccctaaatggggcagtgaacagtcagatacaactgaaaaacaacaaaatacttatatagcacttactatatgccagacagtatgctaagtgctttacaagtttTAGCTTATTTGGTCCTTACagcaatcctggaaggtaggtgctattattttccccattttatggatgagaaaactggagcaaatagagattaagtgacttgctcagggtcacatagctactaaatgtctgagactggatttgaactcaagtcttcttaactcctgacctggcactctatccattgcaccacctagttgcgtCTAAAACTTAAATACATTCTCACTCCATCTCAAAAGAAACCTGTGAGGTGGATAATACaaaaattattcccattttacaaagttctttaagTAATTAATGGAGCTGGAAtcactgactccaaggccaatgtgtcttttacttttcttttcttttctttctttttgtggggcaatgagggttaagtgacttgcccagggtcacacagctaatgtcaagtgtctgaggccagatttgaacttaggtcctcctgaattcagggccagtgttttatgcactgtgccacctaactgcccccccccagtgtGTCTTTTTCTTGCAGCTTCTCTCTCTAACATCTTCCTAGATGTTCCCCTTCActgcttttcccactataccagATTGCCTCTCACAAATCTAAAGGAAAAAGAGGTTAAACTGAGTCCCAACAAAGGTATATATCTTGCCTAAGGCAGTTAGTCACAGAACCTGGGACCCTGATCTCCAAGTTCCTAGGTTCTAGATGTGGGTGCTAAGTGTTAGACAATGTGACTTGACACTACTGACTACTTCCCTTTCCTTAACCATCTTTCCTGTCTATCTCTCTGCATCTCTCATCAGTTTTGGGAAGTGATCAGTGATGAACATGGCATAGACCCTAGTGGCAACTATGTGGGTGACTCAGACCTACAGCTGGAGAGGATCAGTGTTTACTACAATGAAGCCTCATGTGAGTATCTCCTCACCCCACATGGCCCTCAGACCCTTCCTAACCTCCTGTTACCCTGAGACATGACAGAAAGATGCTTTAACCTGGGAACTGGGGGATCAATGGGACCACAGAGACTCTGGAGGTTGAGGTGGTGGCTGCTGTGAGATAGAAAGGACCCCTCAAGACTGGATGGAATCTAGAAGGAAATTTGGGGCTGGGCCTGATCTCCCAACTTAGGGATCACCTCTCATTGAGATCCCATGTGTCATTTTGTTGACTCCTCTCTTGCTTGCCCACAGAGGTGCAATAAATCAAACACcaaataatatattctgcttgtTGATGGGTTATGTCCCCCGACCAGACTCTAAGCTCTCCACAAGGACAGACTGTGGTCTATGTTAAATCTGTTTCCCTTTTTCAGCCCCAGTACCTACATCAGTGCTCTGCACTACAAATAGCAGGCATCTAACAAATGTTCATTGTATTGAAATTGGCAGTCCTCCAATTAGCTGGattagggggaaaataaatgaaattggaaTCAACAATAGTGTGGCTTGGCAGAGGGCTTGTGCAGGTGGAGGTGGGGCTAAGGGAACATTGAGTATTTTATGAAGATCCACTCCAGTGGCTTCTCCTTCATGGTATTTCAGAGCTGTGCCTACATTTTTGGCAGAAGAGCTCTGTCTAGTTGCCGAGTCCTACTTTGGGagagcatttctttttgttttgtcttgtttttttgagaggcaattaggggttaagtgacttgcccagggtcacacagctagtaagtgttaagtgtctgaggctggatttgaactcaggtactcctgaatccaaggccagtgctttatccactgcgccacctagctgcccagagagcatttctttttaaatgttttcttctttttaaaaggatCCCTGTCACTTACCAGTCAGCCTCCCCCACCCATGAGGGAgaacaggaaaataaaagaaataagccCATTAGCCAAGTATGGAGATGTATGCCTCATTCCTCACCTCTCTGTGGAGAAGTACGAGACATGCTTTTTTGTCAGTCCTCTGAATTTAAGACTGTTCACTGCAGATTTGAAAGATATTTCCcagtctcccccttcccttctgtcTGTGGATGGATTATTCAGACTCTgcctaagaaagtgatggaagaaTGGATGTAATGGGATAGCCTTAGTTAGGCTGAGTGAACCTTGAAGTGGAAAGGACCTCAGCAAGCCAGAGCAGGGGTCTTTCTAGGGAAAGATGAAGGTCTAAGTGGAATGGATACTTTTGGCCCTAGACCCACAGGATCAGATCTAATCCATCTGTTTTCTCATCCCCTTAGCTCACAAGTATGTGCCCAGGGCTATCCTGGTGGACCTGGAACCTGGAACCATGGACAGCGTTCGATCTGGTGCTTTTGGACATCTCTTCAGACCTGACAACTTCATCTTTGGTATATTTCCCTACCAGCACCCCTGCCCTCTTTAGACAAGCTCCATATATAAACTCCATaaaggaacaacaaaaatgatagcTTAGCAGAGGGCAGAGGAGAATGGGTTATTCAATGTACCTTGCATTTACACATAGATACTTtacttttcaaagtgctttcatatctaatttctcatttgatcattcaGATAGCTCTGTGAGGATAAGTAGGGTGGGAGAGacattattcctgttttacagatgaggaaattaaggcttagAAGGGTGAATTGGTTTGATCAAGAtcagttggggaggggacagctaggtggcacagtggataaagcactggccctggattcaggaggacctgagttcaaatccgacctcagacacttgacacttactagctgtgtgaacctgggcaagtcactcattgccctgctccctcccccccaaaaaaagatcacTTGGGTCAACAGCTAGTAAAGAATAGAATATGAGTCTTCCCCTGGTCTGGCTCTAATTCTATGTAATACATACTGTATTGCTTCTGGATTcattttaaagtgatttttcagtcatgtctgactcttcaagaccccatttgggattcttttggtaaagatattggagtggcttgccatttccttcttattatttttcttcttcttcttttgtggggcaatgaaggttaaatgacttgcccagggtcacacagctagtgagtgtcaaatgtctgagaccagatttgaactcatgtcctcctgaatctaggtcaggtgctttatccactgagtcatctagctgccccctctagattctttctttcttttggggggcagggcaatgagggttaagtgactttcccagggtcacacagctagtaagtgtcaagtgtctgaggctggatttgaactcaggtcctcctgaatccaggaccagtgctttatccactgtgccacctagctggcccctctaGATTAATTTTAAGGGGCCATAGGGCTATTTGGCAATgatatccccatttcacaaatgggaaaactgaagcaaagattTTTATCACTTCTCCCTTTGCAGAACATGATTCCAACCCAGCTCTAATGTAGCCTGGTATAATAGGAAGCACACTAGGCCAATAATAATAAGACCTGGGTACAAGTCTTAGCTGCCATTTAGTAATCatgagaccttgggcaattcactcaaTCTCCCTGATGCTCTGTAAGTCAGAGATGGTAATAGCTTCCCTGCCTGTTTTATGGGGTTGCTGGAAGAATGGATCTGAAAGATCCTTGTACATTGTCAATACCAGTACTAATGCAAATTACTGGCCTGCTTGACCCACCGAGCCCTACTGTTGATTTTTACTCCCTTCACctcttttattctcttccctgTCTCACAGGTCAGAGCGGTGCAGGAAACAACTGGGCCAAGGGTCACTACACTGAGGGGGCCGAACTAGTGGATTCAGTGCTGGATGTGGTGAGGAAAGAGTGTGAGAACTGTGACTGTCTTCAGGGCTTTCAGCTCACTCATTCCTTGGGTGGGGGCACTGGTTCAGGTATGGGCACCCTTCTCATCAGCAAGGTCCGAGAGGAGTATCCTGACCGAATCATGAACACTTTCAGCGTGGTGCCCTCCCCTAAAGTGTCCGATACAGTGGTGGAGCCCTACAACGCGACCCTGTCCATCCACCAGCTGGTGGAGAACACAGATGAGACCTATTGCATCGATAATGAAGCCCTTTACGACATCTGCTTCCGAACCCTCAAGCTAGCCACCCCCACCTACGGTGACCTCAATCACCTGGTCTCTGCCACCATGAGTGGCGTCACCACGTCCTTGCGTTTCCCAGGCCAGCTCAATGCCGACCTCCGGAAACTGGCTGTCAACATGGTTCCCTTCCCCCGTCTCCACTTCTTCATGCCTGGCTTTGCCCCGCTCACAGCCCGTGGCAGCCAGCAGTACCGAGCCCTGA is drawn from Dromiciops gliroides isolate mDroGli1 chromosome 2, mDroGli1.pri, whole genome shotgun sequence and contains these coding sequences:
- the TUBB3 gene encoding tubulin beta-3 chain yields the protein MREIVHIQAGQCGNQIGAKFWEVISDEHGIDPSGNYVGDSDLQLERISVYYNEASSHKYVPRAILVDLEPGTMDSVRSGAFGHLFRPDNFIFGQSGAGNNWAKGHYTEGAELVDSVLDVVRKECENCDCLQGFQLTHSLGGGTGSGMGTLLISKVREEYPDRIMNTFSVVPSPKVSDTVVEPYNATLSIHQLVENTDETYCIDNEALYDICFRTLKLATPTYGDLNHLVSATMSGVTTSLRFPGQLNADLRKLAVNMVPFPRLHFFMPGFAPLTARGSQQYRALTVPELTQQMFDAKNMMAACDPRHGRYLTVATVFRGRMSMKEVDEQMLAIQSKNSSYFVEWIPNNVKVAVCDIPPRGLKMSSTFIGNSTAIQELFKRISEQFTAMFRRKAFLHWYTGEGMDEMEFTEAESNMNDLVSEYQQYQDATAEEEGEMYEDDEEESEAQGAK